GCGGTCACCGAGACCGTCCGTATCGTGGCAGAGCTTTTGAATAAACCAACCTTCCCGCCTGTGCTCAAGGTTGCGATTCAATTTCTGACCGCAAAGATCGGTGTTTTGCTTTCGAGTTCAAAACAGAATACCGAACTAAAGAGCGCGAAAACAGGGGTCGATCTTAAGGGCGCGAAACAAGATATCAATTTGTAATTTATGGCCAGCATTAAAATAGTACAAAACGATACGAAACCATACCTTGAGTTTGAAATAACCCAAGACGGCGCACCTGTCGATCTTACCGGCGCGACGGTGAAATTTTATATGAAGGATTCAACCACCGGGTCCGTGAAGATCAATGGAAGCGCATGCACGATTACCGACGCCGCCAAAGGAAAATGCCGCTATGTCTGGGCGGCGGGTGACACCAACACGGTCGGGACATACCTTGGGGAAGTAGAGGTCACATTTCCCGATACGAAAATCCAGACGGGGTATAAGCAGGTGACGATCATTATTCGAGACGACATATAAATTTATGAACCGAGGAGAAATTAAAACCGCAATAAAAAATCAGGTTGACGATCAGAGTGTCACCGACGCCCTGCTTAATGAGTGGATTCAAGCCGCAGATGATCGCGTTCAAATTTGGCGTCCGCCGGCCGATCAGAGCCAGAGCTTTGACTACTGGGACTATTTGAAAGACCAAAAAAACTACACGACGGTGGCGGATCAGAATAAATATTCTATCCCAGATGAGTACCGAGCGTTTATCGAGCTGACAGTCGGAGACGACACCGAGCCCTACCGGCTGGTTGATTTCTTGGATCGGGAAGAATTTAACGACCACATCGCTTGGATTCTGGGCAAGTTTTTCTATATGAAGAAAACGCCCTCGGTGGACGGTGACACGATGGTGTTCACTTTTGCTCGCATGTCTGACGCGTTTGTCTCGGACAGTGATGAACCAGAAATTGAGCGGCCGTATCATCAGGCCCATGTGGCATTCGGAAAATCCCGCTATTACAACCAGCAGGGCGACACGGAATTGGAGAACCAGAATCTAAACGAGTTTGAGAGGATCATGACGAATAAATGGAGGGATCAAGAGCAGGGGCGAATGGCCTCAGCAAGAGAGTCGGCATCCATCCCCAAAAACTTTTTAGTGTAACGATATGGCATTACTAAAGAAAATTTGGAAACTTTCAAGATTCGACAAGGGAGTCGGCAATGTGAATGCGCCGGGTATGTTCTGGTGGTCGCAGGGTTTGGATTTTGAATCATCGCCGCCCTATATTCGCGTTGCCGCAAAAATGATCAAGGAAGCGGATAGCGCGTCCGTCGCTACGCTGGGCGACATTTTCTGGGGAACGATTTTTGACAGCACGAACTGGGCGATCAATATGCTGGACGGCAAGGTTTTCAAATTCATCTATCCCAGCTGGACGGAAGTTCACGATAATGTGAACGCATGGGGCGGGCTTGGACTTTTCGGCGACAGCCAGATAGAAAATTTCACCGAGAAAGGATTTTTGTATTTTGCCTCGAACGGCTGGGCGGGACGCTATCAGCGCGAAACCGATACTTGGACTGACTCGTGGCAAAGCTTCGCGGTATCAAACAACGCCGAACTTTGCCCGATAACAAAATTTCTCAAGTTCGTCTGTTTTGGCAATGAGCGATACCTCGCCACTTGGGATACCGCCGCAAGCTCGTGGAATGCGACGCGAATCACTCTTCCGCTAGGATACAGAATCAAATGGCTCATGCCACTCACCGATTACTTGGTGATATCGGCCCACCACAACGCGTTCGGCACAGCACTCTTTTTCTGGGACGGAATCTCGGGGACTTATAACCGAGTTCTTCAACTGCCGAATGTGCGCGCGCTTGCCGGCGCGGTGGACAAAAACGCCCTCTATGTGATCACGGGCGATGGCTGGATCAATCTTTTCAACGGAGTAGGCCTTGTTCGCCTAAATCGCTTCCCAGATATCGAGCTCGACGCAAATTATGCCAGTATCCTCAACATCAATCCCGACGCGGTGAAAGTGTTCCAGGGAGTTATTTTGATCGGCAAGGCGGCGAGCGGATTCAGTATGGAGAAGCGATTCTACCCGGGCGGAATTTGGGTGTTCAATCCCGCAACGCGAGCTCTGTATTTCAAACACACGATGTCGCATTTCGGAATCACCAATAACAGCGGATCAGGAGTTATTGGCATCGGAAGCATCATTATTGACCAAGGCGGAAATATCTTCCGAGTCGCGTGGAATAAAGGCGGCGGCACCGGCCAGTATGTCATCGACAACTCAATGGATAGCGGAAGCGCAAGACCCTACAACTACGGCGCGTTTCTCGTCACTTCGCTTCTCGATGATGAACCATATCGAAGAAAGCGATTCATCCAAACCATAATCAATTTTTGGAGACCCTTCGTGGATAGTTCTCTTGCCCGCGTGATCGTGAAATACAACATCACCGAGCAATACCAAAGAGATGTCCGTTTTGCGAGCGGCGGCACGAGCACTACATTTACGCTTGGATTTGTGCCGAGCTACTGGGAAGTTGGAGACGAAGTGTCGGTGCTCTCCGGCAACGGCGCGGGACAGATCAGGCACATCAAATCCATCAGCGGCACCACGATAACAGTAGATGAATTTCTGCAGGGCGGCGCAAGCTACGATACGACTTCTTTCTTACTGCTTTCAAAATTCAAAAAAGTCGGCGAGATCAAAGGAAGCACCGAACCAGAGATCGTCAATAAACTGATGCGATTTAATACGAGGTCAAAAAAAATTCAATTAAAAATCGAAATATGGTCTCCGTCCGGGTTCACCGGCGAGTGGAATATGGGCATTGCCGATATCTCCACCGTCTATGTCCCAGACCGAATCATTAAATAACCACCATGGCTTACACATTGGAAAAAATTGACGCGGAAAATTTTAAGCTTATCGAAAGCAAGTCGGCAACTTCGGTATTCAATATCAATGAGTTGAAGAAATTAAAAACGCAATTAGAAAAAGAGGTCACGAGAATTAATAGCGAGCTCGCCAGAGTCAATACAATCTTGGACGAGTACGCAAAACTACCATAACCATGCCAAACGATCCAAACGAAAACAGAAATCCGCTTGATCCGCAATTGGGACTCATTCTCACTCTGTTGAGAGATATCCCGATTTTGAATACGGTCCCGAGCGACCCGCCAAAGTTTCCGATCGGATTCGCGCTCTATGACGACGGTGTAAATCGGAGGTTTTACATTTTCTTCAATGGCAACTGGCGATATGTAGCTCTCACTTAAACATATGGCAAACACACTATTCGAATATTACAAAACAAAAGGCCAAAAACTCCCCGGCATTTCCGATAGATCGAAAACTTTCGAGGAACTTGGCTTGGGAGCGGCTTCGGCATATAAGGGCGACTACCAGCAGAATGTTGACCTGTTGGAGAGGTTGAAAGCCGGGTCCCAGCCCAAAATAACCCCAATTCAGCCTCAAACCGCCTCTCTGCCAGCCCAGAAACCCCCCGTGGCGAGCCTTGCGACCCGTGTTGAAGCGGGGCCGACCCAGCCACCCATTTCACCACCTGTGCCGAGCTTGCCACCCAAAACGACCATTTCTGGACAAGAGGTGCCAACCAGCACTGGACTATTCCAGCAGTATCAGGTGGACATAAACAAACGCATGCAGGATTTAGAAGAGCGAGAAAGAAAAGTTTTGGAATCACAAAAAGCTTTGCCGAGCAAAGCCGATCTTCTGAGCGGCGCGAGAACCGAGCAGGGTCTGCCAGAAGATACCAAAAGAGCCCAAAGCTTGGATGAACGGCTGGCCTCATTAGAGGGTTCAATCTTTGAATCCGAGAGGGATATTCGGGATCGCATCAAAAAGAGCGGCGGCATTGTGACGGAAAGTCAGGTGCAAAGATTAGCGGCTTCTGAAACCAGACCATTGCTTGAAGAATACAACCGGCTCTCTACGGAGAGACAACGGCTTGGCCAAGGCATCTCTTCAAAAGAAGGTCTTGCCCGCGAATTTGCCGGCGCGAAGTTTGAGGACTTGTCCCGCGCGCTTGGGATAGCGGAAACCGAACTTGAATTTGGCAGGAAGCGATACGAAATTTATGCGGATATTGCCGGCGATCTCTTGAACGCATCTCAAAAAGACATCGCGCAGATTGTCGAAATGGCTCAATCCAAAGACAAGGCCGAAAGAAAAGCGGCCGAAGATGCCATTGATTTCGCATTCAAGATGGCGGACTTAGCAGTGAAAACTCCGGCTGGCACGACATTCGATATCGGTGGGAAAAAAGTGGCCGGCGTAAAACCGCCGACATCATCTTCCGTCAGTACGCTTGCGCCGACGCAGTTCAACATTCGCGCAGGCCTTGCAGGACTTACTAAAGATCAGGCAAACGATGTCGCCGCTTCGGAAACTCCGCCGGCGTGGTTTAAGGCCCAAGAAGAAAACAAAGCGCAATCATCGCTGACATTCGCGGAACTTCAGAAAAGATGGAGCGCCATGAGAAGCAAGGTAGCGCAAGCGGCAGAGACAAAAGAATCTGATGATCCGTTCGCCAGAATCGTTGAGGCGGCGATTAGCGGCGGAGAAACAGGAACCGAAGGGGGCGATCTCTTCGAGGCCATCATTAAAAAAGCGTTGGCCGAAAGCCCATAACAGCTATGGCATTTTTTAGCGACATCTTAAAAAAGATCAAAAAACCAGTTGACGCGCTGAAGAATTTTTTGACGCCCAAAGAGCGATCATCGTTGCAGGAGAAAGAAAAGCCGTCTCCAGTGCAGAGAATAGAGACGAAATCGCCAGCGTTCGAATACAAACCCCCGTCATTTGAGGGTCTGAAAAGTTTTGCTTCATCTCTTGTTCCGCCCAAAGAAGCATTTGAGAGAAAAGAGTTGCCGAGAGAGACACCAGAGGAAAGAGCCGCTCGTCTTGAGAAAGCGCGAGAAACCACGAAGAAGATTGCCGACTTTGGAAAAGCGGTATTAAGAGCCGGGCCCAGGGCGGCGGCATCAGTGACGCTTGAAGCGCAAGGAAGAAGAACGATGATTCCCGAAACCAAAGCGGAAAAGTTTCTCTTCGGCCAAGAGCCGCTGGAGTCACTCACTGAACGAGTCGAGCGATTCCCCGAGCGAGCGAAAGAATTCGGGATACAAGAACCGACCGCAAAGAAGATCGCGCCGTTTGCCGTGCTCGGACTTACCGCTCTGGATATTCTCCCGCCGCTCCCGGGAAAAAGCGGACTGAAAGCGGTTGCCAAAAAAGCGTTGACTACCAAGACCGTCAAAGAATTCGCCAAAACGATCACGAAAAAAGAAGCCAATCAGATACTGAAAGCCGGCTTCAAATCCCTTGACGACTTCTTTGAGATTACTAAAAATCCAGCCGCAAAAACCAGCGCAAAAATAGTTGACGAACTAAAATCTGTGGCATCAACGAAACCGGCAATTTCCGCGATCCCTAAAGAGCTTGAATCTTTCGTGCCACAAGTGGGAAAGCACAAAGATGTAAATTCGTTTATCAGGGAAATTTCCGGCGATACCTATGCTCCAGAATTTAGAAATCCGATAGCCGATTTTTGGAGAAAGAAATATGTTCAACCGCTTAGCAAAGGATCAAAGGCGACATTCACCACCGATGTGGTCGCATTCGAAAGGAACTTGGATGATGTCCTGAAATCAAAGTACGAAAAAGATCAGCTTGCCAATATGTCCGTTCGGCAAAAATCCGAAATCGTCAACGGAAAGAAGTGGGCGAATTTATACGGCGATATGCTGGAAAATAACCTCTTCAAGTTCCAGCAGGACTTTTTCAAAACTGCTAAGGCCATGACTCCGGCAAGTCCGACCACTGCTCTCAAGGAGGCGGCCGGCAAGACGATACACACCAAGAAGCTGGAAGCCGGCATAGACGAAGCATATCGAGTATTGGAGAAAACTGGCAAAGACGAGGTCTATAATCTCGGCAAAGTCGGAGATTATATTGCCGATTCTAAAGTCCGAGAGCAATACAAGGATATCTTGGATACGCCGCTTTATATCAAAAAACAAATGCACATGGGCAAAGCTCATGGGTCGCTGTCTGTTGATCCGAAAGGAAACCCCGCGATAGTTTTGAGCGATGGACTCACGAAAGACATGATCGATCGCACTTTGGTTGAGGAACTCACGCACGCCAGCCAATTTAAGAAAGGAGTCCGTCCGACAAAAGGCGTTCCGTACAAAGAGATACCAGAGGAAATACGAGCGAAGAAAGCGGCCAAACACTTCGCGCCGAAAACTACGCTGGAAGATTTGATAGAAGAAGCTGGATTGCATCGCGCTAAAGCAAAACAATTCAGTAACAATGATTTGGAAAAAGAATTTGTCGCACGCCAGCTTGGGGTAGCCGAGGGAATAGAAAAAGCCATAGACAACATAAAAAGTGCAAGGCCAACGGACGCATTGAAAGTCGCTGTGAAATCAAGACGCATCGATCCGTTTAAGTTGGCGGAAAGCCCAGATTATGCCAAAGAGCTTCGAACTGCCATAGGAGACAAGGAGACGATTCTTGCTCACCAAGAGCAATTTTATGTGCGGCCCAAAAGGATGAAAGAGGGCGTATTCTATCACTTTACTCCTGACAAAAAATTGACAGCGGAGGGTCTACTCTCTGGCACAGCAAAGAGATTTGATAAACAACTAGGGCCGGGACTTTATGTAGGCCAAGACGCTCAAGCTCTAAAAAACTTCTATGGTCTCGATATGCGAGGCGGACAAGCGGTCCGTCTCGAGGGCAATCCGAAAATACTCGACCTGACTGATTCGTTTAAATCCGTTGATGATGCTCACAGGGCGGCAAGAAAAGAATTTCCCAAAGAAAAATACCCGCTCGGTAAATGGGTCCAAAAACAGGGATACGACGGTATCAAATATTTTGACCCTGTAGCCACCGGCGAGGAATATGTCATTTACAATGCCAAAGCATTCGACGGCAAGCCGAGCGAGGCATTGAAAGTAGTTGTTTCTAAACCCGCAATACGAAAAGAGCTCGATAAGACATTCGAAAACATCCCCGATTTCGTAAAGAAAAGATACCCGAATGCCGAAGCTGGGCGAAGAATATTGGAAGAGGGATATGAGAGGGGTCTCACCCTATCAAAACAAGGAGACATAAAGCCGAATACACCCGTAACCTCGTATCACGGCACTATAAGAACAAGCGCGGAAGCGATAAGAAAATCCGGGTTCAAAGTTCCTGAAGCAGAGACATTTGCTGAATCAGGCGGTCGGAAATACGGAGAAGGAGTTTATTTGCAACCCGCCAAAGAAGATGCGATTACGAGCTCTCTATTTTACGGCAAGCGTGCCGATCCAAAAGGTATGGGTGCTGACTTGGCCG
This region of Patescibacteria group bacterium genomic DNA includes:
- a CDS encoding phage baseplate upper protein, producing the protein MASIKIVQNDTKPYLEFEITQDGAPVDLTGATVKFYMKDSTTGSVKINGSACTITDAAKGKCRYVWAAGDTNTVGTYLGEVEVTFPDTKIQTGYKQVTIIIRDDI